Proteins encoded together in one Anoxybacillus flavithermus window:
- a CDS encoding DUF3992 domain-containing protein — MSCGGCCPDRPIATDEVCQNWEFRCDSTDRTIWEADGDVIKPFGTVTVLVENSCDGVEVYVNDTLIATLTEGQSFSKTFNSLKKVSITCLKPDGSTGSICCGKLCMTVHYKKC, encoded by the coding sequence ATGAGCTGTGGCGGATGTTGTCCAGACCGTCCAATCGCGACGGATGAAGTTTGTCAAAACTGGGAGTTTCGTTGCGACAGTACAGATCGTACGATTTGGGAAGCAGATGGGGATGTCATTAAACCATTTGGAACCGTAACGGTATTAGTGGAAAATAGTTGTGATGGTGTCGAAGTATATGTGAACGATACATTAATTGCTACGTTAACAGAAGGACAATCGTTTTCTAAAACATTTAATAGTTTGAAAAAAGTATCAATTACATGTCTTAAACCCGACGGATCAACTGGTTCTATTTGCTGTGGAAAGTTATGTATGACTGTGCATTATAAAAAATGTTAA
- a CDS encoding ABC transporter transmembrane domain-containing protein, with protein sequence MRVFLDLMWFFKQEKKAYIIGIILLAIVSLLELVPPKVIGHVVDAVKAGELTKEKLIMWLSLLAGVALCMYGCRYVWRTMIFGSAAKLARLLRDRLYEHFTMMSPSFYQNRRIGDLMAHATNDLQAIQQTAGVGVLTLVDSLCIGGFVIATMALTISWKLTLICLLPMPLMAYLTSYYGSLLHQRFHYAQEAFSALNDKVQESIAGIKVIKTFGQEKEEIESFRAQVDDVVRKNMAVARIDSLFDPTISLIVGVSFFLSIVFGARFVVQGELTIGQLVSFTMYLGLLIWPMLAFGWLFNIVERGRASYDRVSSLLREKSDIQEDDGLLDEVPTGDITYDIRSFTYPNETEPILQHIQFTLKKGETLGIVGKTGAGKTTLLKVLLREFVGIDGDVYFGGYSITQYRLERLREAIGYVPQDHFLFSASIRDNIAFARPDASQEEVERVAKLAQVHDDIMQFPEGYETVVGERGVSLSGGQKQRLSIARALLLNPEVLILDDSLSAVDAQTEERILQSLKENRAGKTTMIATHRLSAIQHAHLILVLEDGKIVQRGTHDELVAQDGWYRDMYVRQQLEQFVERGGAQ encoded by the coding sequence ATGAGAGTATTTCTCGATTTAATGTGGTTTTTTAAACAAGAAAAAAAAGCATACATAATCGGCATTATATTACTTGCGATCGTTTCATTGCTTGAGCTCGTTCCCCCAAAAGTAATTGGGCATGTTGTGGATGCTGTAAAAGCAGGAGAACTGACGAAAGAAAAGCTGATTATGTGGTTAAGCTTGCTTGCAGGTGTTGCGCTTTGTATGTACGGTTGTCGTTACGTTTGGCGGACGATGATTTTTGGCTCAGCAGCAAAGCTCGCCCGGTTGTTGCGCGATCGGCTATATGAGCACTTTACGATGATGTCGCCGTCATTTTACCAAAATCGCCGCATCGGTGATTTAATGGCGCATGCGACAAATGATTTACAAGCGATTCAACAAACAGCAGGTGTTGGCGTCTTGACGCTTGTTGACTCATTATGCATTGGGGGCTTTGTCATCGCGACAATGGCGTTAACAATTAGCTGGAAACTGACGCTTATTTGTTTATTGCCGATGCCGCTTATGGCGTATTTAACAAGCTATTACGGTTCTTTGCTTCATCAACGGTTCCATTATGCGCAAGAGGCATTTTCTGCTTTAAACGATAAAGTACAAGAAAGCATCGCTGGAATCAAAGTAATAAAAACGTTTGGACAAGAAAAAGAAGAAATTGAATCGTTTCGAGCGCAAGTTGATGACGTCGTTCGAAAAAATATGGCAGTTGCTCGCATTGATTCGTTGTTTGATCCAACGATTTCGCTCATTGTCGGCGTGTCGTTTTTTTTATCGATTGTTTTTGGGGCACGTTTTGTCGTTCAAGGAGAGCTAACGATTGGACAGCTCGTTTCTTTTACGATGTATTTAGGACTGCTCATTTGGCCGATGTTAGCATTTGGATGGTTGTTTAATATTGTCGAACGCGGTAGGGCTTCGTATGATCGGGTGTCATCATTGTTGCGTGAAAAATCGGATATACAAGAAGACGATGGATTGCTTGATGAAGTGCCGACAGGTGACATCACATATGACATTCGTTCCTTTACGTATCCGAATGAAACGGAACCGATATTGCAACACATTCAGTTTACGTTAAAGAAAGGGGAAACGTTAGGAATTGTCGGGAAAACAGGAGCCGGAAAGACAACGCTTTTGAAAGTGTTGCTGCGGGAGTTTGTTGGAATAGATGGAGACGTGTATTTTGGTGGATATTCGATCACGCAATATCGATTAGAACGATTGCGTGAAGCGATTGGCTATGTCCCGCAAGATCATTTTCTTTTTTCTGCTTCCATCCGAGATAATATTGCGTTCGCTCGCCCTGATGCAAGTCAAGAAGAAGTGGAACGGGTCGCTAAACTCGCTCAAGTGCATGATGATATTATGCAGTTTCCAGAAGGATATGAAACGGTCGTTGGCGAAAGAGGCGTTTCTTTATCTGGAGGACAAAAACAACGGTTGTCGATTGCTCGTGCGCTGTTGCTTAATCCAGAAGTGCTCATTTTAGATGATTCGCTATCGGCTGTAGATGCACAAACAGAGGAGCGTATTTTGCAGTCATTGAAAGAAAATCGTGCGGGAAAGACGACAATGATTGCGACACATCGGTTAAGTGCCATTCAACATGCACATCTCATTTTAGTGCTTGAAGATGGAAAAATTGTTCAACGTGGCACGCATGACGAGCTCGTTGCACAAGACGGATGGTATCGGGATATGTACGTTCGTCAACAGCTTGAACAATTTGTGGAACGTGGGGGTGCACAATGA
- a CDS encoding DUF3992 domain-containing protein — protein MEKHCIHVEKVFDWVSRSIKLTKRETLTEPIVEHNICVNICAPCEEKTIVWSAEEHVHAFGTVTVVYYEQGCGRQMDVLINGEIVCSLQEGESRSLTMSHLRDVHVECKGNGTCVGRVCIQLHQQLDRLDDCEHIRCILTDACGQPIVPEQMTCRVLDERQTVHVTLPNGKKVALQKIYVLVETFIVLQCTRKDGTVWKTKPISLATIEDVLLCAPPETDIVCETVVADCKAALLSTTCPQILISVHLCQHIQSLGRVKIEIEGTTCTPRVEQQVDICPPHHIPSCPI, from the coding sequence GTGGAGAAGCATTGTATTCATGTGGAAAAAGTGTTTGATTGGGTTTCGCGTTCGATAAAATTAACGAAAAGAGAGACGTTGACCGAGCCGATTGTCGAGCATAATATTTGTGTTAACATTTGCGCGCCATGCGAGGAAAAAACGATCGTATGGTCAGCGGAAGAACATGTGCATGCGTTTGGAACGGTGACGGTTGTATATTATGAACAAGGGTGCGGACGACAAATGGACGTTTTGATTAACGGAGAAATCGTATGTTCATTACAAGAAGGGGAATCCCGTTCATTGACGATGTCACATTTGCGCGATGTGCATGTTGAATGTAAAGGAAATGGGACGTGCGTCGGACGTGTATGCATTCAACTTCATCAACAGCTCGATCGTCTTGACGATTGTGAACATATTCGTTGTATATTGACCGATGCGTGCGGTCAGCCGATTGTGCCAGAACAGATGACTTGTCGTGTGCTTGATGAACGCCAGACGGTGCATGTCACGTTGCCAAACGGAAAGAAAGTTGCATTGCAAAAAATATATGTTCTCGTTGAAACATTTATTGTATTACAATGTACACGAAAAGATGGGACGGTATGGAAAACAAAACCGATTTCACTAGCAACGATCGAGGACGTATTATTATGTGCCCCGCCAGAGACGGATATCGTTTGTGAAACGGTTGTTGCTGACTGTAAAGCAGCGCTTCTTTCAACAACGTGCCCGCAAATACTCATTTCTGTTCATCTTTGTCAACATATTCAATCGCTCGGACGTGTCAAAATTGAAATTGAAGGAACAACATGCACGCCGCGCGTCGAACAACAAGTCGACATATGCCCACCACATCACATACCCAGTTGTCCGATATAA
- a CDS encoding rhodanese-like domain-containing protein yields MFENILPTQADKLRHEANVEVLDVREVHEVAAGKIPNARHIPLGQLFARLNELDRNKTYIVVCHSGGRSALACEWLSERGFHVKNMVGGIMNWEGDVE; encoded by the coding sequence ATGTTTGAAAACATTTTACCGACACAAGCGGATAAGCTACGTCATGAAGCAAATGTCGAAGTTCTGGATGTTCGGGAAGTGCATGAAGTGGCGGCAGGAAAAATTCCAAATGCGCGCCATATTCCGCTCGGGCAACTATTTGCTCGTTTAAACGAGCTTGATCGAAATAAAACGTATATCGTTGTTTGTCATTCAGGTGGGCGAAGTGCATTAGCGTGCGAATGGCTATCTGAACGCGGCTTCCATGTAAAAAACATGGTAGGCGGCATAATGAATTGGGAAGGAGACGTGGAATAA
- a CDS encoding MBL fold metallo-hydrolase, translating to MRKRYENLGGVPTTKSFADLRKWYAERRQKKKDWSYTLPCEHIQPSLLHTNTGQTLLTWIGHATFIIQINGLTIVTDPVWAKRLGTIRRLTEPALSIDDLPPVDVILISHSHYDHLHFASIKKLKGNPLILVPSGLRSSFLKRGFEHVVECNWWDTVVERDVSFTFVPAQHWSKRTLFDTNTSHWGGWVIEAKDKPTFYFAGDSGYFHGFRDIGERFHIDYALLPIGAYEPEWFMGPQHVTPEEAIQAFVDCRAKTFIPMHYGTFPLADDTPKEALDRLYAEWKRRNFPNEQLRVLKLGEIVHCETAT from the coding sequence ATGAGAAAGCGATATGAAAATTTAGGTGGCGTCCCAACAACGAAATCGTTTGCTGACTTGCGGAAATGGTATGCGGAAAGAAGACAAAAAAAGAAAGATTGGTCATATACTTTGCCTTGCGAACATATTCAACCTTCGTTGCTACATACAAATACGGGGCAAACGCTACTCACATGGATAGGGCATGCGACATTCATTATTCAAATAAACGGATTGACGATTGTTACAGATCCAGTTTGGGCAAAACGATTAGGAACGATCCGCAGACTAACGGAGCCCGCTCTGTCGATTGACGATCTACCTCCCGTTGACGTCATATTAATTTCTCATAGTCACTACGATCACCTACATTTTGCGAGCATTAAAAAACTGAAAGGAAACCCACTCATTCTTGTACCGAGCGGGTTGCGTTCATCCTTTCTGAAAAGAGGGTTCGAGCATGTTGTGGAATGCAATTGGTGGGACACCGTTGTCGAACGAGATGTTTCATTCACATTCGTTCCTGCACAACATTGGTCGAAACGAACGTTATTTGATACAAATACGTCCCATTGGGGTGGATGGGTGATTGAAGCAAAAGATAAACCGACGTTTTATTTTGCAGGGGATAGCGGATATTTTCATGGATTTCGCGATATTGGGGAACGTTTCCATATCGATTACGCTTTATTGCCGATTGGTGCATATGAACCCGAGTGGTTTATGGGGCCTCAACACGTTACCCCTGAAGAAGCCATTCAAGCATTTGTCGATTGCCGGGCGAAAACATTTATTCCGATGCATTATGGCACATTCCCGCTAGCTGATGATACACCAAAAGAAGCGTTAGATCGCCTTTATGCTGAATGGAAACGTCGCAACTTTCCGAACGAACAACTACGTGTGCTGAAATTAGGCGAAATCGTACATTGTGAAACCGCCACATAA
- a CDS encoding DMT family transporter translates to MSARTKGLWMVIIAATMWGLSGTAAQWVFQQKHVGTEWLVCVRMIVSGFCLLAFASFRGIPLFHIWRERNSRLLLILFSFVGMLGVQYTYFLSIAYGNAAAATLLQYLAPIYIVLYFFIRERKHPSVSIWGALMLAICGTFLLLTNGKIGALSISFPAFLWGVVSGVLLAFYTICSAKLLKKWDSLIIVGWAMVIGGIAIMPSVDSFFAPFATFDFQTVASLLFIVVCGTLLAFLLFIESIRYLSPTESSILSSVEPLSAIVASVLFLHVSFGFFQTVGSLLIIATVILLGKQKMASPS, encoded by the coding sequence ATGTCAGCGCGTACAAAAGGATTATGGATGGTAATCATTGCTGCGACGATGTGGGGGCTTTCTGGCACAGCGGCACAATGGGTGTTCCAACAAAAACATGTAGGGACGGAATGGCTTGTTTGTGTGAGGATGATCGTTTCTGGCTTTTGTTTGTTAGCTTTTGCATCATTCCGTGGCATTCCCTTGTTTCACATTTGGCGCGAGCGAAATAGCCGGTTGTTGCTCATTTTATTTAGTTTCGTTGGCATGCTCGGGGTGCAATATACGTATTTTTTGTCTATTGCATATGGCAATGCTGCGGCTGCAACGTTATTGCAATATTTAGCGCCCATTTACATCGTATTATATTTTTTTATTCGTGAGCGGAAACATCCATCTGTTTCGATTTGGGGTGCTCTTATGCTAGCGATTTGCGGTACATTTTTGTTGTTAACAAATGGAAAAATAGGGGCGCTAAGCATTTCTTTTCCCGCGTTTTTATGGGGGGTTGTGTCGGGAGTGCTTCTTGCGTTTTATACGATTTGTTCAGCGAAACTATTAAAAAAATGGGATTCGCTTATTATTGTCGGATGGGCGATGGTGATCGGCGGAATCGCTATAATGCCGAGCGTTGATTCATTTTTTGCGCCGTTTGCAACATTTGATTTTCAAACGGTTGCTTCGCTTTTATTTATTGTTGTATGCGGGACGTTGCTTGCATTTTTGCTATTTATTGAAAGCATTCGGTATTTATCACCAACGGAATCAAGCATTTTATCAAGTGTAGAGCCTCTGTCGGCTATTGTTGCGTCCGTTTTATTTTTACACGTATCGTTCGGCTTTTTTCAAACGGTTGGAAGCTTACTCATTATTGCGACAGTGATTCTTTTAGGAAAACAAAAAATGGCGTCTCCGTCGTGA
- a CDS encoding ABC transporter ATP-binding protein, with the protein MKSNMNQRQVFMRLMGYTAPHRKSLLFAFFLLALTTAGDVLGPIIVKIFIDDYLAQMTFPLRAMIGLATAYIMIHIGKVFLSYFQLLKFQEIALKIIQQLRIDVFAKVQSLGMRYFDRTPAGSIVSRVTNDTEAIKEMFVEVLVTFIQSAFFLVGVFVAMFLLDVRLAAFCLVILPTIYFIIRTYRKYSSVFYSDLREYLSQLNAKLNESLQGMAIIQAFRQQKRMKEQFGVINEKHYTAAMKNIKLDSLLLRPATDLVYVFSLIVVLSYFGISSFQSPVEIGVLYAFVNYLERFFEPINQMMMRLSMFQQALVASSRVFQLLDEQEEEPKQAEKPLVIEKGTVEFRNVSFSYDGKRDVLKNISFIARPGETVALVGHTGSGKSSIIQLLMRFYEFERGDILIDGHSIKEYPKRELRKHIGLVLQDPFLFYGTVRDNIRLHHQHLTDEHIEQAAKFVQAHAFIEKLPKGYDHPVTERGTTFSSGQRQLIAFARTIAMNPKILVLDEATANIDTETEEAIQQALEKMRKGRTTIAIAHRLSTIQDADQILVLHQGEIVERGTHQQLLAKRGLYYRMYVLQNGVTEDICI; encoded by the coding sequence ATGAAATCAAATATGAATCAACGACAAGTGTTTATGCGACTGATGGGCTATACTGCACCGCATCGAAAGTCGTTGTTGTTCGCTTTTTTTCTTTTAGCGTTAACGACTGCTGGAGACGTACTTGGTCCGATCATTGTAAAAATTTTTATTGACGATTATTTAGCGCAGATGACATTTCCGCTTCGAGCAATGATCGGACTAGCGACAGCGTATATCATGATTCATATCGGAAAAGTGTTTCTTTCTTATTTTCAATTATTAAAGTTCCAAGAGATTGCATTAAAAATCATTCAACAATTGCGCATAGACGTGTTTGCGAAAGTGCAATCATTAGGAATGCGTTACTTTGATCGCACGCCAGCTGGAAGCATCGTTTCACGAGTGACAAATGATACAGAAGCCATTAAAGAAATGTTTGTTGAAGTGCTTGTCACGTTTATTCAAAGTGCTTTTTTCTTAGTCGGCGTGTTTGTCGCAATGTTTTTGCTTGATGTCCGATTAGCTGCTTTTTGTTTAGTCATTTTACCGACCATTTATTTTATTATCCGTACGTATCGGAAGTACAGTTCGGTGTTTTATAGCGATTTACGCGAATATTTAAGTCAACTCAATGCGAAATTAAATGAGTCACTTCAAGGAATGGCGATCATTCAAGCGTTCCGTCAACAAAAGCGGATGAAAGAGCAATTCGGAGTCATTAATGAAAAACATTATACGGCAGCGATGAAAAATATTAAACTAGATAGTTTATTGCTTCGTCCAGCAACAGACTTAGTTTATGTGTTTTCGCTCATTGTTGTGTTAAGTTATTTCGGTATTTCTTCCTTTCAAAGTCCAGTTGAAATTGGAGTGTTATATGCTTTTGTCAATTATTTAGAGCGTTTTTTTGAACCGATTAACCAAATGATGATGCGGCTATCGATGTTTCAACAAGCGCTTGTTGCTTCCTCACGTGTATTTCAATTGTTAGATGAACAAGAAGAAGAACCGAAACAAGCTGAAAAACCGCTTGTTATTGAAAAAGGAACGGTTGAATTTCGCAACGTATCGTTTAGCTACGATGGAAAACGCGATGTGCTAAAAAATATTTCGTTTATTGCTCGACCAGGAGAGACAGTTGCGCTCGTCGGGCATACCGGAAGCGGAAAAAGCTCAATTATTCAACTGCTCATGCGTTTTTATGAGTTTGAACGTGGTGATATTTTGATTGATGGTCATTCGATTAAAGAGTATCCAAAGAGAGAGTTGCGGAAACATATCGGCCTTGTGCTTCAAGACCCGTTTTTGTTTTATGGGACGGTACGAGATAACATTCGGCTCCATCATCAACATTTGACGGATGAACATATTGAGCAAGCTGCCAAATTCGTTCAAGCTCATGCGTTTATTGAAAAGTTGCCAAAAGGGTATGATCATCCCGTAACAGAGAGAGGGACGACGTTCTCAAGCGGCCAGCGTCAGCTCATTGCGTTTGCTCGTACAATTGCGATGAACCCAAAAATATTAGTGCTTGATGAAGCGACTGCAAACATTGATACAGAAACAGAAGAAGCGATTCAACAAGCGCTTGAAAAGATGAGAAAAGGGCGAACAACGATTGCCATCGCCCATCGCTTATCAACAATTCAGGATGCAGATCAAATTCTTGTCTTGCATCAAGGGGAAATTGTCGAGCGTGGCACTCATCAGCAATTGCTTGCAAAACGAGGATTGTATTATCGCATGTACGTATTGCAAAATGGGGTAACGGAAGATATATGTATATAA
- a CDS encoding DnaA N-terminal domain-containing protein, translating to MWSEVKNVLSRMMSSLAFETWIEGTTATMEDDKVIIHCTNPLQKNWIQALYMPHIEQAIEKVYRKRMIIQLEAPHELSDEQFMRMWNYMIALEKQTWNLEARVTKVERQMEEIKKEVAQLQERTDFLERLLSAEEQPVSKTYIH from the coding sequence ATGTGGTCAGAAGTGAAAAACGTTTTATCTCGCATGATGTCCTCACTTGCTTTTGAAACATGGATTGAAGGAACGACAGCGACGATGGAAGACGATAAAGTCATCATTCATTGTACAAACCCACTGCAAAAAAATTGGATACAAGCGTTGTATATGCCTCACATTGAACAAGCGATTGAAAAAGTTTACAGGAAGCGAATGATTATTCAGTTAGAGGCGCCTCATGAGCTGTCTGACGAACAATTTATGCGCATGTGGAACTACATGATCGCCCTCGAAAAACAAACGTGGAACCTCGAAGCGCGTGTAACGAAAGTCGAACGACAAATGGAAGAAATAAAAAAAGAAGTCGCTCAACTACAAGAGCGCACCGATTTTCTTGAACGGTTGCTATCTGCTGAGGAACAACCAGTATCGAAAACGTATATTCACTAA
- a CDS encoding MFS transporter — protein sequence MWKDKNVILIFIGEFIAGIGLWLGIIGNLEFMQKHVPSDFVKSLILFSGLLASVIVSPIAGKWIDTYAKKRILLYAGIGRVCSVIFMLFALKYESIFLMICFMISIQVAAAFYFPTLQAIIPLVVRDEKQLMTINGMHMNISALSRISGTAFGGALLMITSLQTLYIGAIVAYSLLFLLTFFIDIKEEKRDISSYTKEKQRFTDIFPIIRGLPVVYTAVVLTIVPQLFIGGFNLMVINISELQNDPSIKGWLYTIEGVGFLFGAFLIKYIAREQTYVKWMYGLTCFIAFTQLSLYFAHVKWVSLVSFGLFGICVGCFFPMIATIFQTSVPKLYHGRFFSFKNMFDRVTFQVVLLATGFLLDTIGLEYMVVLFGVLSLLLIVYTMFRKKEAVLKGERAQIFIKDHEKM from the coding sequence ATGTGGAAAGATAAAAATGTCATTCTTATTTTTATTGGTGAGTTTATTGCTGGGATTGGTTTATGGCTTGGGATTATCGGAAACTTAGAATTCATGCAAAAGCATGTCCCATCTGACTTTGTAAAGTCGCTTATTTTATTTTCGGGATTGCTTGCTAGTGTGATTGTTAGTCCAATCGCGGGGAAGTGGATTGATACATATGCAAAAAAACGTATTCTTTTATACGCCGGAATCGGTCGTGTATGTAGCGTTATTTTTATGCTGTTTGCATTAAAATATGAATCTATTTTTCTCATGATATGTTTTATGATCTCCATTCAAGTCGCAGCTGCTTTCTATTTCCCGACGTTGCAAGCAATCATCCCACTTGTTGTGCGGGATGAGAAACAACTCATGACGATCAATGGGATGCATATGAATATTTCAGCGCTATCACGAATTTCTGGTACCGCCTTTGGTGGTGCTCTCCTTATGATTACAAGTTTGCAAACGTTATATATTGGCGCAATAGTCGCATACAGTTTATTATTTTTACTTACTTTTTTTATTGATATAAAAGAAGAAAAGAGAGACATAAGCAGTTATACAAAAGAAAAACAACGATTTACAGACATATTCCCGATCATTCGCGGATTGCCTGTTGTTTATACGGCTGTTGTTTTAACGATTGTACCGCAGTTGTTTATTGGGGGATTCAATTTGATGGTTATTAATATTAGTGAATTACAAAATGACCCTTCGATTAAAGGGTGGTTATATACGATTGAAGGCGTTGGTTTTTTATTTGGGGCCTTCCTCATTAAATATATCGCTCGTGAACAAACATACGTAAAATGGATGTATGGATTAACATGTTTTATTGCTTTTACACAATTATCTTTATATTTCGCTCATGTCAAATGGGTTTCGCTCGTTTCATTTGGATTGTTTGGCATATGCGTCGGTTGTTTTTTTCCGATGATCGCGACGATTTTTCAAACGAGCGTTCCGAAATTGTATCACGGTCGCTTTTTTTCATTTAAAAATATGTTTGATCGCGTGACGTTCCAAGTCGTATTGTTAGCTACGGGATTTTTATTAGATACGATCGGACTAGAATATATGGTTGTCTTGTTTGGTGTTTTATCGTTGTTATTAATTGTGTACACGATGTTTCGTAAAAAAGAAGCTGTGTTAAAAGGCGAAAGGGCACAAATTTTTATTAAGGACCACGAAAAAATGTAA
- a CDS encoding DUF1450 domain-containing protein, giving the protein MKKVHFCKKNKFATKTLYMFLKQTFKHVKIKRKDCVGKCKTCKHCPFVLIDGEVVKATTTDELYDRISYEVTKQWWAFRKK; this is encoded by the coding sequence ATGAAAAAAGTGCACTTTTGCAAGAAAAATAAGTTTGCAACAAAAACGTTATATATGTTTCTAAAACAAACATTCAAACATGTCAAAATAAAACGAAAAGATTGCGTTGGTAAATGTAAAACATGCAAACATTGCCCGTTTGTCCTAATCGATGGCGAAGTCGTTAAAGCGACAACAACGGATGAATTGTATGATCGCATTTCTTATGAAGTGACAAAACAATGGTGGGCGTTTCGAAAAAAATAA
- the menC gene encoding o-succinylbenzoate synthase translates to MFVQIHTVILRYLQMELKSPFTTSFGTMKTRPVLLVEVVDEDGVCGWGEGVAFSAPWYTEETIETTWHMLETFLIPLLFQAPVYHPDELRDRFSIVRRNYMAKAALEGAVWDAFAKRHGVSLSSALGGEKKEVKVGVSIGIQPITNILKRIEQALAEGYQRIKIKIKPEWDVNVVREIRHHFPDVPLMVDANSAYSLRDIDRLKALDDYELLMIEQPLAVDDIVDHAKLQAKLKTPICLDESICSYEDAKRAIELKSCRVINIKIGRVGGLTEAKRIHDLCQQHHIPVWCGGMLEGGVGRAHSIALATLPHFSLPGDTAASANYWERDFIDPEVTVDNGRIFVRQQIGIGYTVNLTEVERRIVRSKIYKKSRG, encoded by the coding sequence ATGTTTGTGCAAATACATACAGTTATTTTACGATACTTACAAATGGAATTAAAATCACCATTTACAACAAGTTTTGGGACGATGAAAACGCGTCCTGTTTTATTAGTTGAAGTCGTTGATGAAGACGGTGTGTGTGGCTGGGGAGAAGGTGTCGCGTTTTCTGCTCCGTGGTATACAGAAGAAACGATTGAGACGACGTGGCATATGCTCGAAACATTTTTAATTCCGCTTCTTTTTCAAGCACCCGTTTATCATCCTGACGAATTGCGTGACCGATTTTCGATTGTTCGCCGCAATTACATGGCAAAAGCAGCGCTTGAAGGAGCCGTTTGGGATGCGTTTGCGAAACGACATGGGGTGTCGTTAAGCTCTGCGCTCGGCGGTGAAAAAAAAGAAGTGAAAGTCGGCGTCAGCATTGGCATTCAACCGATAACAAATATATTAAAACGGATCGAACAGGCGCTTGCGGAAGGATACCAACGTATAAAAATAAAAATTAAGCCCGAATGGGATGTAAATGTTGTTCGAGAGATTCGTCATCATTTTCCAGACGTTCCGCTCATGGTAGATGCAAACTCCGCTTACTCGCTACGGGATATCGACCGCCTGAAAGCGCTTGATGACTATGAGTTACTGATGATTGAACAACCTCTTGCTGTAGATGATATTGTCGATCATGCAAAACTACAAGCGAAATTAAAAACGCCGATTTGTTTAGATGAAAGCATTTGTTCGTATGAAGATGCGAAAAGGGCGATTGAGTTAAAAAGTTGCCGAGTGATCAATATAAAAATTGGTCGGGTCGGTGGACTGACAGAAGCGAAACGCATTCATGATTTATGTCAACAACATCATATTCCTGTATGGTGTGGTGGTATGTTAGAAGGCGGAGTCGGACGAGCCCATAGCATTGCTTTAGCAACTCTCCCTCATTTTTCTCTCCCGGGGGATACAGCGGCATCAGCAAATTATTGGGAACGGGATTTCATTGATCCGGAAGTAACCGTTGACAATGGACGAATTTTCGTTCGGCAACAGATTGGAATCGGTTACACCGTTAATCTGACAGAAGTCGAGCGGCGTATCGTTCGCTCAAAAATATATAAAAAATCGAGAGGATGA